In Leishmania panamensis strain MHOM/PA/94/PSC-1 chromosome 18 sequence, the following proteins share a genomic window:
- a CDS encoding 60S ribosomal protein L10a, putative (TriTrypDB/GeneDB-style sysID: LpmP.18.0500), whose product MSKISPQTLSEAIQAVLKVDKERKFKESIDLQVNLKNYDPQKDKRFSGSLKLPNVCRPRMTVCLLCDLVHEDIAKKEGVPTMNQEELKKLNKNKKLVKKMCNQYDAFLCSESIIKTVPRLVGPHMHRMGKFPTVCSPSESLTEKVVELRSTVKFQLKKVLCLGTCIGHIEMNEEQLRQNVMMAINFLVSLLKKNWQNLKSAYIKSTMGRPQRIY is encoded by the coding sequence ATGTCCAAGATCTCCCCGCAGACTCTGTCGGAGGCCATTCAGGCCGTTCTGAAGGTGGACAAGGAGCGCAAGTTCAAAGAGAGCATCGATCTCCAGGTCAACCTGAAGAACTACGACCCCCAGAAGGATAAGCGTTTCTCTGGCTCCCTGAAGCTGCCGAACGTGTGCCGCCCGCGCATGACGGTGTGCCTGCTGTGTGACCTTGTGCACGAGGACATCGCCAAGAAGGAGGGTGTGCCGACCATGAACCAGGAGGAGCTCAAGAAGCTCAACAAGAACAAGAAGCTGGTGAAGAAGATGTGCAACCAGTACGACGCCTTCCTGTGCTCGGAGTCGATCATCAAGACCGTGCCGCGTCTGGTGGGGCCGCACATGCACCGTATGGGCAAGTTTCCGACGGTGTGCTCGCCCAGCGAGTCGCTCACAGAGAAGGTCGTGGAGCTGCGCTCGACCGTGAAGTTCCAGCTGAAGAAAGTGCTGTGCCTTGGCACCTGCATTGGCCACATTGAGATGaacgaggagcagctccgccagaaCGTCATGATGGCGATCAACTTCCTTGTGTCACTCCTGAAGAAGAACTGGCAGAACCTGAAGTCGGCGTACATCAAGTCGACCATGGGCAGGCCGCAGCGCATCTATTAG
- a CDS encoding ATP-dependent zinc metallopeptidase, putative (TriTrypDB/GeneDB-style sysID: LpmP.18.0510), with protein MEMSSAGAQSPEYQQGVSDAERHRRATEENWIRPALGPIVWLGVPFLLAWLHMRRVSLGSPFGSRSPSGSGNPFQDMMAQMMPIKKRQFRVDVKGTRFSDVVGIPEAKAEVRQYVDFLTEPNKFTRLGARLPKGCLLTGEPGTGKTLLAKAVAGEANVPFFSCNGADFIEIMGGSGPKRVRELFEEARAAAPAIVFIDEIDAIGSRAGKQGGSVSSEENRTINQLLAELDGLSTSADPIVVLAATNFQDNIDKALLREGRFDRKVAIEMPDLAARRELFEHYLSRICTGDPNGRTKDEEGRDLVLDTSVSNKALADELADLTPGLSPATVATVVNEAALQSGIAGKPLVQLPDLLEALDNTLMGRKHRNRQSDQSARRTALHEAGHALAAWMLPTVQKVLKISITPRGNAMGYTQRAGTEFHEYQTNATLFADMVVMLGGRAAEEVMLGDVSAGAMDDLQRATDVALKQMLAFGMSTHTGLLSYHPDYTQAGRDFTTFSNDAQYRAELEAQKLLAAAHSTAVDIIKRHKDKVEIMVKALLEKKELSTRDIEQLWGPRPSTPTVEDIVHKVIEVTGSYAEIAATVGPTAAAVVAPNMARVC; from the coding sequence ATGGAGATGTCCTCCGCCGGTGCACAGAGCCCCGAGTACCAGCAGGGAGTCAGCGATGCGGAGAGGCATCGCAGGGCAACGGAGGAAAACTGGATACGGCCGGCCCTTGGCCCAATCGTGTGGCTGGGCGTGCCTTTCTTGTTGGCGTGGCTGCACATGCGCCGTGTCTCGCTGGGCAGTCCGTTCGGCAGCAGATcccccagcggcagcggcaacccTTTCCAGGACATGATGGCTCAGATGATGCCCATTAAGAAACGCCAGTTTCGTGTCGACGTGAAAGGCACCAGGTTCTCCGACGTCGTTGGCATCCCGGAAGCGAAAGCCGAGGTACGCCAGTATGTCGACTTCCTCACGGAGCCGAACAAGTTCACTCGTCTTGGGGCGCGGCTGCCGAAGGGATGCCTCTTGACGGGAGAGCCCGGCACGGGCAAGACACTGCTGGCCAAGGCCGTTGCCGGTGAAGCAAACGTGCCTTTCTTTAGTTGCAACGGTGCGGATTTTATTGAGATTATGGGTGGCAGTGGACCAAAGCGGGTGCGTGAGCTCTTCGAAGAGGCGCGGGCGGCCGCGCCAGCAATCGTCTTTATTGATGAAATTGACGCCATCGGTTCCCGCGCCGGTAAGCAGGGTGGCtccgtcagcagcgaggagaatCGCACAATCAACCAGCTGCTCGCCGAGTTGGATGGGCTTAGCACGAGCGCCGACCCGATCGTTGTGCTGGCCGCCACAAACTTCCAGGACAACATCgacaaggcgctgctgcgcgagggtCGCTTCGACCGCAAGGTCGCCATTGAGATGCCCGACCTCGCAGCCCGCCGAGAGCTCTTCGAGCACTACCTCAGCCGTATCTGCACTGGTGACCCAAACGGCCGCACAAAGGATGAGGAGGGCAGAGATCTGGTGCTGGACACCAGTGTGAGCAACAAGGCATTGGCAGATGAGCTGGCGGACCTCACTCCAGGGCTATCGCCGGCCACGGTGGCCACGGTGGTAAAcgaggcggcactgcagagCGGAATCGCCGGTAAGCcgctcgtgcagctgccggaTCTTCTGGAGGCACTGGACAACACCCTCATGGGCCGAAAGCACCGCAATCGCCAAAGCGACCAATCGGCTCGCCGCACCGCGCTTCACGAAGCTGGTCACGCCCTCGCAGCGTGGATGCTGCCCACTGTGCAGAAGGTGTTGAAGATAAGCATCACTCCGCGCGGGAACGCGATGGGCTACACGCAGCGCGCCGGGACTGAGTTTCACGAGTACCAAACAAACGCGACGCTCTTTGCTGACATGGTGGTCATGCTTGGCggccgcgcagcagaggaggtgatgcTAGGCGACGTGTCGGCCGGTGCGATGGACGACTTGCAGCGGGCCACCGACGTGGCGCTGAAGCAGATGCTGGCGTTCGGcatgagcacacacacggggCTATTGTCGTACCACCCCGACTACACCCAGGCCGGGCGGGACTTCACGACGTTTTCGAACGACGCCCAGTACCGCGCCGAATTGGAGGCGCAGAAGCTCCTTGCGGCTGCCCATTCCACTGCTGTGGACATCATCAAGCGCCACAAGGACAAGGTGGAGATTATGGTGAAGGCGCTACTAGAGAAGAAGGAGCTCTCGACACGCGATATTGAGCAGCTCTGGGGCCCGCGGCCGTCGACGCCGACAGTGGAGGACATTGTGCACAAGGTCATCGAGGTGACTGGCAGCTACGCCGAGATCGCTGCGACCGTTGGTCCtacggcggcagccgtgGTAGCGCCAAACATGGCGAGGGTGTGTTAG
- a CDS encoding hypothetical protein (TriTrypDB/GeneDB-style sysID: LpmP.18.0520) has protein sequence MLSSSVEAVDEETLHTLLMHLGDVPSGAIAAAVQAAPNAPAKLETTSSPAFLSGTFSGLANECGKGDANADDDIPEYALPDAQYIERTMLPLLLRGLEVVAQVRPPDPLAFLGAYMICNNPQKPPAENGSSASAKGLEKVIPTRGSAPVDDTAPPALEEVVTQAMSRFSTSKSNTSATPKPTVAVGRGASAVTKNA, from the coding sequence ATGCTTAGCAGCTCTGTCGAGGCGGTGGATGAGGAAACGCTGCACACCCTTCTCATGCACCTTGGAGACGTACCCAGCGGCGCCatagcggcagcagtgcaagCGGCGCCAAACGCACCTGCCAAGCTGGAGACTACTTCCTCGCCTGCCTTCCTGTCGGGTACCTTTTCTGGCCTGGCAAACGAATGCGGCAAAGGTGACGCcaacgccgacgacgacatTCCCGAGTACGCGCTCCCCGATGCGCAGTACATTGAGCGCACGATGctccccctgctgctgcgtgggtTGGAGGTGGTCGCGCAGGTTCGCCCGCCTGACCCCCTCGCCTTCCTTGGCGCGTACATGATCTGCAACAACCCACAGAAGCCGCCAGCCGAGAATGGTTCCTCAGCTTCGGCGAAAGGCCTTGAGAAAGTGATCCCCACTAGGGGAAGTGCACCTGTCGATGACaccgctcctcctgcgcttGAAGAGGTAGTGACGCAGGCCATGAGCCGTTTTTCCACCTCCAAGAGCAacaccagcgccaccccGAAGCCCACCGTGGCTGTCGGCCGTGGTGCCTCAGCGGTGACGAAAAACGCCTAG
- a CDS encoding 40S ribosomal protein S27-1 (TriTrypDB/GeneDB-style sysID: LpmP.18.0530) produces the protein MGFFDADLSYPTVRTERMKHKRRRLVQGPNSYFMDVSCPRCRQVTVVYSHATTAVECKGCSKKLCRPTGGKALLVEGCGYRRKPDH, from the coding sequence ATGGGCTTCTTCGATGCTGACCTCAGCTACCCCACCGTGCGCACGGAGCGCATGAAGCACAAGCGCCGTCGTCTTGTGCAGGGCCCAAACTCGTACTTCATGGACGTGAGCtgcccgcgctgccgccaagTGACCGTGGTGTACAGTCATGCCACCACGGCGGTGGAGTGCAAGGGCTGCTCCAAGAAGCTCTGCCGCCCCACTGGTGGCAAGGCGCTGCTTGTGGAGGGCTGCGGGTACCGCCGCAAGCCGGACCACTAA